The following proteins are co-located in the Chryseobacterium daecheongense genome:
- a CDS encoding SufE family protein → MTIKEKQQEIIDEFAFLDDWEQKYEYIIDLGKELKGLSEDKKTDANLIKGCQSKVWIDAEFKDGKLYFDADSDGILPKGIVSLLVSIYSGHSTEEILDSDFQFISEIGLQEFLSPSRANGLMAMTKQIKFYAVAYQLKS, encoded by the coding sequence ATGACCATTAAAGAAAAACAGCAGGAAATAATAGACGAATTTGCATTTCTTGACGATTGGGAGCAGAAGTATGAATATATTATTGACCTTGGTAAAGAATTGAAAGGGCTTTCAGAAGACAAGAAAACAGATGCTAATCTTATTAAAGGATGCCAGAGTAAAGTATGGATTGATGCTGAATTTAAAGACGGCAAACTTTATTTTGATGCTGATTCTGATGGTATTTTACCAAAAGGAATTGTTTCTCTTCTGGTTAGTATTTACAGCGGGCATTCTACAGAGGAAATTCTGGATTCGGATTTCCAGTTTATTTCAGAGATCGGACTTCAGGAGTTTCTTTCTCCTTCCAGAGCCAATGGACTAATGGCAATGACTAAACAGATTAAATTTTATGCAGTTGCCTATCAACTGAAGTCGTAG
- a CDS encoding glycosyltransferase family 9 protein, with translation MTRILAYRFSAFGDVAMTAPVFREFLEQNPDVEIVMVSRKNFESLFSDIPNIIFKGINLDDYKGFFGLNRLANELIREFHPDFIANLHDVIRTKVLDKIYRRKGYKVFKINKGKEEKEILTDVWNLDKVQLKKTVERYADVFREMGFKVNLSNKLRPSTQQKSGIGFAPFAQHKGKMLPLDKSYELVKILAQKDKIYFFGGGKNETETLERWEREIPNTQSLSGKLNLKQELDTIAELKLMISMDSANMHLASLVGTRCVSIWGSTHPYAGFLGFGQSEDDVVQIKDLTCRPCSVFGDKECFRGDWACLEELNIQKIIEKI, from the coding sequence GTGACAAGAATTTTAGCATATCGTTTTTCCGCTTTTGGCGACGTTGCGATGACAGCGCCCGTTTTTCGTGAATTCCTTGAACAAAACCCTGATGTAGAAATCGTAATGGTTTCCAGAAAAAATTTTGAAAGCTTGTTTTCAGATATTCCCAACATTATTTTTAAAGGAATTAACCTGGATGATTATAAGGGTTTTTTTGGATTAAACAGATTGGCCAATGAGTTAATCAGAGAATTTCATCCGGATTTCATAGCTAATTTGCATGATGTAATCAGGACGAAGGTTCTGGATAAAATCTATAGGAGAAAGGGATACAAAGTATTCAAGATCAATAAAGGAAAAGAAGAAAAGGAAATTCTTACCGATGTCTGGAATCTGGATAAAGTACAACTGAAAAAAACCGTCGAGCGATATGCAGACGTATTCCGGGAAATGGGGTTTAAAGTGAACTTATCCAATAAATTAAGGCCATCAACACAGCAAAAGTCCGGGATCGGATTTGCTCCTTTTGCACAACACAAAGGAAAGATGCTTCCCTTGGATAAATCCTATGAACTCGTTAAAATTTTAGCCCAAAAAGATAAAATATATTTCTTCGGAGGCGGAAAAAATGAAACAGAAACCCTGGAAAGATGGGAACGTGAAATTCCGAATACCCAAAGTCTTTCCGGAAAATTAAACCTTAAACAGGAGCTGGATACAATTGCAGAACTTAAACTGATGATCTCAATGGATTCTGCCAATATGCACCTTGCCAGCCTTGTGGGAACAAGATGCGTTTCTATCTGGGGATCTACACATCCTTATGCCGGTTTTTTAGGGTTTGGACAGAGTGAAGATGATGTGGTGCAAATTAAAGATTTAACATGCCGGCCTTGTTCAGTATTTGGAGATAAGGAATGTTTCAGAGGAGATTGGGCATGTCTGGAAGAGCTTAATATTCAGAAAATCATTGAAAAAATCTGA
- a CDS encoding glycosyltransferase — translation MKITICIPVYNFDVRELVSDLEKEITAKTFNAEIILIDDRSEEQFKQINKVLEDKVEKLICLEKNIGRSKIRNLFLSYSKGDYLLFLDCDGKITSDRFLENYIQFIKENPDTKVIYGGRVVSESPVDQNHYLRWKFAVERENLPVSLRVENPYLSFQTNNFIIDRNILKKVPFNPEFQSYGYEDLLFAMDLKSSHIKINHLQNPVFNNDVEDNQLYLEKVKESVGSLSQMLQNKQLSAKLSEIKLVKAYRAIKRLGLKSLFTIFFRVSRPRIERKLLKGNINLKYLDFYKLGLLLNVADI, via the coding sequence ATGAAAATTACAATCTGCATTCCTGTCTATAATTTTGATGTCCGGGAATTAGTTTCTGATTTGGAAAAAGAAATTACAGCAAAGACTTTTAATGCAGAAATCATATTAATCGATGATCGGTCTGAAGAACAATTTAAACAGATTAATAAAGTTCTCGAAGATAAAGTAGAAAAATTGATCTGTCTGGAAAAAAACATTGGGAGATCAAAAATCCGCAATCTGTTTCTTTCCTATTCAAAGGGAGATTATTTACTTTTTCTTGATTGTGACGGTAAGATAACAAGTGACCGTTTTCTAGAAAATTACATACAATTTATAAAAGAGAATCCGGATACAAAGGTGATCTACGGAGGGCGAGTTGTCTCAGAATCACCGGTTGATCAAAACCATTATTTAAGATGGAAATTTGCCGTAGAGCGTGAGAATTTACCGGTTTCGCTTCGTGTGGAAAATCCTTACTTGAGCTTCCAAACAAATAATTTTATCATTGATCGGAATATCCTCAAGAAAGTTCCGTTTAATCCCGAATTTCAAAGCTATGGGTACGAAGATCTGTTATTTGCAATGGACTTAAAATCCAGTCATATAAAAATTAACCATCTACAAAATCCTGTATTCAACAATGATGTAGAAGATAATCAACTCTACCTTGAAAAAGTAAAAGAATCGGTAGGTAGTTTATCTCAAATGCTTCAAAACAAACAACTCAGTGCAAAACTTTCCGAAATTAAACTGGTAAAAGCGTACAGGGCTATAAAAAGGCTTGGTTTAAAAAGCTTATTTACCATTTTCTTTAGGGTTAGCAGGCCAAGGATAGAGCGTAAGCTTTTAAAGGGAAATATCAACCTTAAATACCTTGATTTTTATAAGCTGGGATTACTACTGAATGTAGCGGATATCTGA